A genomic window from Archaeoglobus profundus DSM 5631 includes:
- the cobA gene encoding uroporphyrinogen-III C-methyltransferase translates to MTGKVYIVGAGPGDPDLLTVKALKVLREADVILYDELIGDEIRELLRSLKAELVDVGKRAGKHKMKQNEINELMVKLAREGKIVVRLKGGDPFVFGRGGEEAEYLAKHGIPFEIVPGITSAIAVPAYAGIPITHREFDPAVVFITGREWKERLNWKALAELNATIVVLMGVSNLEKIVKKLLENGKNPKTPVAIIERGCTLRQRVVISNLENVVDVARREGVKAPAVIVIGDVVRLREKLAKFLQNLGNFDHAEGN, encoded by the coding sequence ATGACGGGCAAGGTTTACATCGTTGGAGCTGGTCCAGGAGACCCGGATCTTTTAACTGTAAAGGCTCTGAAAGTTTTGAGGGAAGCTGACGTAATTCTGTACGACGAGCTTATCGGAGATGAGATTAGAGAATTGCTCAGATCGTTGAAAGCCGAGCTTGTTGATGTTGGAAAGAGGGCTGGAAAGCACAAGATGAAACAGAATGAAATAAACGAGCTTATGGTTAAGCTTGCAAGGGAAGGAAAGATCGTTGTAAGACTAAAGGGTGGAGATCCGTTCGTTTTTGGAAGGGGTGGAGAGGAGGCTGAATACTTGGCTAAGCATGGAATACCGTTTGAGATCGTTCCGGGTATAACTTCGGCGATAGCGGTTCCAGCTTATGCGGGAATTCCTATAACTCACAGGGAATTTGATCCTGCGGTAGTTTTCATAACTGGAAGGGAGTGGAAGGAAAGGCTGAATTGGAAGGCTTTAGCAGAGTTAAACGCAACAATAGTAGTTTTGATGGGTGTTTCAAATTTGGAGAAGATCGTTAAGAAGCTCTTGGAGAACGGCAAAAACCCTAAAACGCCAGTTGCAATAATCGAAAGAGGTTGTACACTACGGCAGAGAGTTGTTATCTCCAATTTGGAAAACGTTGTCGATGTTGCAAGGAGAGAAGGTGTTAAAGCGCCTGCCGTAATCGTTATAGGAGATGTAGTTAGACTTAGAGAGAAACTCGCAAAGTTTTTACAAAACTTGGGAAATTTTGACCATGCAGAAGGTAATTAA
- a CDS encoding class II aldolase/adducin family protein, protein MQKVINEMIKIGRKLGQFRLVDGASGNMSCRIGDFMLITRSGSILDDLTPQDFVYVKIGEFCKGISSDWKVHKAIYEKTDYKAVLHCHGVYNVVLSLIHDEIVPRDLEGGIFLKKVRVVEGEFGSDEVAEAIADEIARNGIAIHKGHGIYSAGKDMIEAFNKACYLEHSCEILYRLKVLKR, encoded by the coding sequence ATGCAGAAGGTAATTAACGAAATGATAAAGATCGGAAGGAAGTTGGGTCAGTTTAGGCTTGTAGATGGTGCTAGCGGGAACATGAGTTGTAGAATTGGAGATTTCATGCTCATTACAAGAAGTGGGTCAATTTTGGATGATCTAACTCCTCAAGATTTCGTTTACGTCAAGATTGGAGAATTTTGCAAGGGTATTTCGAGTGATTGGAAAGTTCACAAAGCGATTTACGAGAAAACGGATTACAAAGCAGTTTTACACTGTCACGGCGTTTACAACGTAGTTCTTTCACTTATTCATGATGAAATCGTTCCAAGAGATTTGGAGGGAGGTATTTTTCTCAAGAAGGTGAGGGTTGTTGAAGGAGAATTTGGAAGTGACGAAGTTGCTGAGGCTATCGCAGATGAAATTGCAAGGAATGGTATAGCTATTCACAAGGGGCACGGAATATATTCCGCTGGCAAAGACATGATTGAGGCTTTTAACAAAGCCTGCTACTTGGAGCACTCATGCGAAATTCTGTATAGGCTAAAGGTGTTGAAGCGTTGA
- a CDS encoding phosphoadenosine phosphosulfate reductase domain-containing protein: MIVAIARAKKDAKALKHALNCEVLSLGGIRSLESVDFSIFRDKIPIFFFGKDEVDLALEAERMIKEVTPIYQIVVLSKKAVRNTRMEEIREKFEMAKAKIRLGVKFDKVFVFSPKNEFGIEIHPDYDSYFIIGKGFIENMRKIGVDVEEGNLILRKLYNEENVYVPELKAIVSKRIGEKVRVNYLSDVEPKKMPIDKTIEKNRMFLEVMERISIKFIREHANNVAVPFSGGKDSLACLILAKKALGDVKAIYIKTNYEMPYTEEYIERVCKRLGVDLIVESVKFDVEKYGMPTHQNRWCTKLKMEALERVVKSEEVKTLIVGDRDAESRVRRERPVVFERIAKEIFPIKYWSGAMVQLYILMNGLDLHPLYYKGFYRLGCTICPSLSEWEKNLLES; this comes from the coding sequence ATGATAGTTGCAATTGCGAGAGCCAAGAAAGATGCAAAAGCCTTAAAGCATGCTCTGAATTGTGAAGTGCTGAGTTTGGGTGGTATAAGGAGTCTTGAGTCTGTAGATTTCTCGATTTTTAGGGATAAAATTCCGATATTCTTCTTCGGTAAGGATGAGGTTGATTTAGCTCTTGAGGCTGAACGAATGATAAAAGAGGTTACGCCGATATATCAGATCGTTGTTTTGAGTAAGAAAGCCGTAAGAAACACAAGGATGGAGGAAATCAGAGAGAAGTTTGAAATGGCTAAAGCTAAGATAAGGCTTGGAGTCAAATTCGACAAGGTTTTCGTGTTCTCTCCTAAGAACGAGTTTGGAATTGAAATTCATCCAGATTACGACTCCTATTTCATAATCGGGAAAGGTTTCATCGAGAACATGAGGAAAATAGGTGTCGATGTTGAAGAGGGAAATTTGATACTCAGAAAGCTCTACAACGAGGAAAACGTCTATGTGCCTGAGCTTAAGGCTATTGTCAGTAAAAGGATAGGTGAAAAGGTTCGTGTGAACTACTTGAGCGATGTAGAACCAAAGAAGATGCCTATTGACAAAACAATTGAGAAAAACAGGATGTTTCTAGAGGTTATGGAACGAATCTCGATCAAATTTATAAGAGAGCACGCAAACAATGTTGCTGTTCCCTTCAGCGGTGGTAAAGATAGCTTAGCCTGCCTAATTTTGGCTAAAAAGGCTTTGGGCGATGTTAAGGCAATCTACATCAAAACAAACTACGAGATGCCTTACACTGAGGAATACATTGAAAGGGTTTGCAAAAGGTTGGGAGTTGATTTAATAGTTGAAAGCGTTAAATTCGATGTTGAGAAGTATGGAATGCCAACACATCAAAACAGGTGGTGCACCAAGCTGAAGATGGAGGCTTTGGAAAGGGTAGTGAAATCGGAAGAAGTAAAAACTTTGATTGTTGGCGATAGGGATGCCGAGAGTAGAGTTAGGAGAGAAAGACCAGTAGTTTTTGAGAGAATAGCAAAGGAGATTTTTCCAATAAAGTATTGGAGCGGAGCCATGGTGCAGCTATACATACTCATGAATGGTTTAGATCTGCACCCGTTGTATTACAAGGGATTTTACCGCTTAGGATGCACAATCTGCCCTTCACTCAGCGAATGGGAGAAGAATTTACTTGAGTCATGA
- the engB gene encoding GTP-binding protein EngB — MIEIVFAGRSNVGKSTLFSQLFGVKVRRGKRPGTTIKPNQIKFKDLLVTDLPGFGYISGVDKEFNERVKDFIVEYIEKNAERIILAVQVVDGKSFLEIAERWERRGYIPVEVEMFEFLNEVCSKVFLAVNKMDKVDNPNEVLDAIALKLGMTPPWKDWTHVIYPISAKEGKINNLREAIKRRLIEIGRSDLIPVLKK, encoded by the coding sequence ATGATCGAAATAGTCTTTGCTGGAAGATCAAACGTTGGTAAATCAACACTTTTTTCGCAGCTTTTTGGTGTCAAAGTTAGAAGGGGAAAGAGACCGGGAACTACGATAAAGCCCAATCAGATCAAGTTTAAAGACCTCCTAGTTACAGATTTACCCGGATTTGGCTACATCTCTGGAGTTGACAAGGAATTCAACGAGAGAGTTAAGGACTTTATAGTTGAGTATATTGAGAAAAATGCCGAAAGAATAATTTTAGCTGTTCAAGTCGTAGATGGAAAATCTTTTTTGGAAATTGCCGAAAGATGGGAAAGAAGAGGTTACATACCAGTTGAAGTTGAGATGTTCGAATTCTTGAACGAAGTTTGCTCAAAGGTGTTTTTGGCTGTTAACAAGATGGATAAAGTCGATAACCCTAATGAAGTTTTGGATGCAATTGCCTTAAAGCTTGGAATGACTCCACCTTGGAAGGATTGGACTCACGTGATATATCCTATTTCCGCGAAGGAAGGGAAGATAAACAACCTTAGAGAGGCGATAAAGAGAAGGCTAATTGAAATAGGTAGAAGCGATCTGATACCCGTGCTAAAAAAATAA
- a CDS encoding preprotein translocase subunit Sec61beta: protein MAKREKVKTPPLMSSAGIMRYFEEEKTQIRISPKSVLAFGLTVGVLVIILNAYYGLWPK from the coding sequence ATGGCTAAGAGAGAGAAGGTGAAGACACCACCGTTGATGTCCTCAGCTGGAATAATGAGGTACTTTGAAGAAGAGAAGACGCAGATTAGAATCAGTCCCAAGAGTGTTCTGGCATTCGGTTTAACTGTAGGTGTTCTCGTAATAATATTGAACGCTTACTACGGTCTCTGGCCTAAATGA
- a CDS encoding endonuclease dU — protein sequence MKLWRVVGFDDSFKDNLAYIVGCVTCKDYVEGFLIDRIEVDGWDVSEKIVELISNSKFYKQIKCVLLSGITFAGFNVADLEFIYENLGIPVIVILERYPDFERIERALRNLEGFERRIELVKKAGEIRKVRKVLVQLKGCDLEFAEKILKLTIRKGKIPEPLRIAHLVASALIHKESRRR from the coding sequence GTGAAGCTCTGGAGGGTTGTGGGCTTTGACGACAGCTTTAAAGACAATTTAGCTTACATAGTCGGCTGTGTAACCTGTAAGGATTATGTTGAGGGTTTTTTAATTGACAGAATCGAAGTTGACGGTTGGGATGTTAGCGAAAAGATAGTTGAGTTAATCTCAAACTCTAAGTTCTACAAGCAGATCAAATGTGTGCTTTTGAGTGGAATAACCTTTGCTGGATTTAACGTTGCCGATTTGGAATTCATATACGAAAACCTTGGGATCCCCGTGATAGTGATTTTGGAAAGATATCCAGACTTTGAGAGAATAGAAAGGGCTCTAAGAAACCTTGAAGGGTTCGAAAGAAGGATAGAATTGGTAAAAAAGGCTGGAGAGATTAGAAAGGTTAGAAAGGTTTTGGTTCAGCTGAAGGGATGCGATTTAGAATTTGCTGAAAAAATTCTGAAGCTTACGATACGAAAGGGAAAAATACCTGAGCCTTTAAGGATAGCTCATCTCGTTGCTTCAGCTTTGATTCACAAAGAATCGAGGAGGCGATAG
- a CDS encoding AzlD domain-containing protein: MIEIIVTVAIGTYLTRLLPLLFRDKLNLEKWSEWLSYSSTALISALFVTSFVSFPINPRDLTIGLISLTIVYASYAKSKNLGVSIIFGVLAYYIFSISIS; encoded by the coding sequence ATGATCGAAATAATTGTTACTGTTGCGATTGGAACATATCTGACAAGGTTACTACCGCTCTTATTTAGAGACAAGTTAAATCTTGAAAAGTGGAGTGAATGGCTTTCATACTCCTCTACAGCCCTAATCTCCGCTCTATTCGTAACATCTTTCGTCAGCTTTCCGATAAATCCGAGAGATTTAACGATAGGATTGATATCACTTACAATTGTCTACGCATCTTACGCCAAATCAAAAAACTTGGGAGTTTCGATAATATTTGGTGTCTTGGCTTACTACATTTTCTCGATTTCGATAAGCTAA
- a CDS encoding AzlC family ABC transporter permease — protein MIKKGIVAGIPIALGYFPVAVTFGLTAMAMGLKDYEAVLASLLIFAGSAQFALATLIDSPINATIVPILLNLRHLIYGCILSKRIKISKPFITAFGLTDEVFAMSFKGDNERFIWGLALIAYSAWVSGTVVGVLGGTFIVSNEALHRSLVFAFPALFFILLIPNRSWNLISAIFGGLIALILHILGYTSFGILLAGIVSPFVTSTLRRCLE, from the coding sequence ATGATAAAGAAAGGCATCGTAGCTGGAATACCTATAGCGCTCGGCTACTTCCCCGTTGCGGTAACATTCGGACTGACAGCAATGGCTATGGGCTTGAAAGATTACGAGGCAGTTCTCGCTTCACTTCTAATTTTCGCTGGCTCCGCTCAATTCGCCTTGGCAACGCTCATAGATTCTCCAATCAACGCAACGATCGTTCCAATTCTTCTCAACCTAAGGCATCTGATATACGGCTGTATACTTTCCAAGAGGATCAAAATAAGCAAACCCTTCATAACAGCCTTTGGTTTGACAGATGAGGTATTTGCGATGTCATTTAAGGGGGATAATGAGAGATTCATATGGGGCTTGGCCTTAATTGCATATTCCGCATGGGTGTCTGGAACTGTTGTCGGCGTTTTGGGAGGAACTTTCATAGTTTCCAATGAAGCTCTACACAGATCGCTTGTCTTCGCATTCCCAGCACTCTTCTTTATACTCCTAATTCCAAACAGAAGTTGGAATCTTATTTCGGCCATCTTCGGAGGCCTAATCGCCTTAATTCTTCACATCTTGGGATACACATCCTTTGGCATACTCCTTGCCGGTATAGTAAGTCCCTTTGTAACCTCAACTCTCAGGAGGTGCTTAGAATGA
- a CDS encoding DNA-directed RNA polymerase: MYARVKVRDVVRVPPNRLNEDLEEVIHDLLWEQFEGKLDTEYGMVIGIESVDSIGEGKIVEGDGGVYFDVEFTALTFKPLLQEVVEGEVVEVVEFGAFVSIGPLDALLHRSQIMDDYIVYDEKNERLIGKETKRTIEKGDLVRARIVALSLKEKDPSKSKIGLTMRQPWLGKLEWIEEEIKKRGEHG; the protein is encoded by the coding sequence ATGTATGCAAGGGTAAAGGTTAGGGATGTAGTCAGAGTTCCCCCGAACAGGCTTAACGAGGATCTGGAGGAGGTTATTCACGATTTACTCTGGGAACAGTTCGAAGGGAAGTTGGATACAGAGTATGGCATGGTTATTGGAATTGAAAGCGTTGATAGCATTGGTGAGGGAAAAATCGTTGAGGGAGACGGAGGAGTTTACTTTGACGTGGAATTCACAGCTTTGACGTTCAAGCCACTCCTTCAGGAGGTTGTTGAAGGCGAAGTTGTTGAAGTTGTGGAATTCGGAGCATTCGTTTCCATAGGTCCTTTGGATGCCTTACTGCACAGGAGTCAGATCATGGATGACTACATAGTTTACGATGAGAAGAATGAGAGATTGATAGGGAAAGAAACGAAGAGAACTATAGAGAAGGGAGACTTGGTTAGAGCGAGGATAGTTGCTCTGAGCCTTAAGGAGAAAGATCCATCGAAGAGCAAGATCGGTTTAACTATGAGACAGCCTTGGTTGGGGAAGCTTGAGTGGATTGAAGAGGAAATAAAGAAGAGGGGTGAGCATGGCTGA
- the spt4 gene encoding transcription elongation factor subunit Spt4, which produces MAELACKRCKFINVDTEVCVNCGSTELTKEWYGYLIIIDPEKSEIAKKLGITKPGKYALQVE; this is translated from the coding sequence ATGGCTGAGCTGGCTTGCAAGCGCTGTAAGTTTATAAATGTGGATACGGAAGTTTGCGTAAACTGCGGAAGTACCGAATTAACAAAGGAGTGGTACGGATACTTGATAATAATTGATCCTGAGAAGAGCGAGATAGCGAAGAAGCTTGGAATAACAAAGCCGGGTAAATACGCGTTGCAAGTGGAATAA
- a CDS encoding GTP-dependent dephospho-CoA kinase family protein, with protein MLKLTEEVRAFAKKPFGLLYRGEGVDVVKRVLKGDEFLVCVGDIVSLTTLKAGFKPKIIVFDGKSIRRELNSVVNRIRDLSRGYKEIVAENPAGCITEDLAEKVFEAVNSALEGLNVRIYVRGEEDLAVMPLVALLPNGAVILYGQPNEGVVRVDVNDERKIIILSMLERMEKHGKTLEKIRRWSNGGSR; from the coding sequence ATGTTAAAGCTGACAGAAGAAGTAAGAGCTTTCGCGAAGAAGCCTTTTGGACTACTTTATAGGGGAGAGGGAGTTGATGTCGTCAAAAGAGTTCTGAAGGGAGACGAATTTCTAGTTTGTGTTGGCGATATAGTTTCTCTAACAACTCTCAAGGCTGGTTTTAAGCCGAAAATAATAGTTTTTGACGGTAAAAGCATTAGAAGGGAGTTGAATTCTGTTGTTAATAGGATTAGAGATCTTTCAAGAGGATATAAAGAGATCGTTGCTGAGAATCCTGCTGGTTGCATTACTGAGGATTTAGCCGAGAAAGTTTTTGAAGCCGTAAATTCGGCTTTGGAGGGTTTAAACGTCAGGATATACGTTAGAGGGGAGGAGGATTTAGCAGTAATGCCTTTGGTAGCATTGCTACCGAATGGAGCTGTTATCTTGTACGGACAGCCGAACGAAGGTGTTGTGAGAGTTGATGTAAACGATGAGAGAAAGATTATAATATTGAGCATGCTTGAAAGGATGGAGAAACATGGAAAGACTTTGGAGAAGATAAGGAGGTGGTCGAATGGAGGTAGTCGTTGA